From a region of the Clupea harengus chromosome 9, Ch_v2.0.2, whole genome shotgun sequence genome:
- the serpinh1b gene encoding serpin H1b, which yields MWLTNAVVLLSLALALALAISSEEPKLSSHATMLADNSANLAFNLYHNVAKEKNLENILISPVVVASSLGMVALGGKSSTASQVKSVLSATQLKDEHLHSGLSELLSEVSDSDKRNVTWKISNRLYGPSSVSFADDYVKNSKKHYNLDHSKINFRDKRSAVNAINEWASKSTDGKMPEVTKDVQNTDGAMLINAMFFKPHWNEKFHHKMVDDRGFMVTRSYTVSIPMMHRTGLYDHYEDTENRLFLLSMPLAHKKSSVVFIMPYHVEPLERIEKLLTRKQLDTWMSKMEEKGVAISLPKVNMEVSHNLQKHLAELGLTEAVDKSKADLSNISGKKDLYLSNVFHASSLEWDTEGNPFDPSVFTNEKLKSPKLFYADHPFIFLVKDNKTNSILFIGRLVRPKGDKMRDEL from the exons ATGTGGCTGACCAATGCTGTAgtcctgctctctctggctctggctctggctctggccaTCTCCTCCGAGGAGCCCAAGCTCAGCAGCCATGCCACCATGTTGGCAGACAACAGCGCCAACCTGGCCTTCAACCTGTACCACAACGTGGCAAAGGAGAAAAACCTTGAGAACATCCTCATCTCCCCCGTGGTGGTGGCCTCCTCTCTGGGCATGGTGGCCCTCGGGGGGAAGTCCTCCACCGCCTCCCAGGTGAAGAGTGTGCTGAGTGCCACGCAGCTGAAGGATGAGCACCTCCACAGCGGTCTCTCTGAGCTGCTGTCCGAGGTGAGCGACTCCGACAAGCGCAACGTCACCTGGAAGATCAGCAACAGGCTCTATGGTCCTAGCTCCGTCAGCTTCGCCGATGATTACGTCAAGAACAGCAAGAAGCACTACAACCTCGACCACTCGAAGATCAACTTCCGCGATAAGCGCAGCGCCGTCAATGCCATCAACGAGTGGGCCTCCAAATCCACTGACGGCAAAATGCCTGAGGTCACTAAAGATGTGCAGAACACAGATGGAGCCATGCTCATCAACGCCATGTTTTTCAAAC CTCACTGGAACGAGAAGTTCCATCACAAGATGGTCGACGACCGTGGATTTATGGTGACCCGCTCATACACCGTGTCCATTCCCATGATGCACCGCACTG GTCTGTATGACCATTATGAGGACACTGAGAACAGGCTGTTCCTGCTGAGCATGCCACTGGCCCATAAGAAGTCCAGCGTGGTCTTCATCATGCCCTACCATGTGGAGCCTTTGGAGAGGATCGAGAAGCTGCTGACCCGCAAGCAGCTGGACACCTGGATGAGCAAGATGGAGGAAAAGGGAGTCGCCATCTCTCTGCCCAAAGTCAATATGGAGGTCAGCCACAACCTGCAG AAACATCTTGCTGAACTGGGTTTGACTGAGGCTGTGGACAAGAGCAAAGCTGACCTATCAAACATCTCTGGCAAGAAAGATCTGTACCTGTCCAACGTCTTCCATGCGTCCTCGCTGGAGTGGGACACGGAGGGGAACCCCTTCGACCCCAGCGTCTTTACTAATGAGAAACTCAAGAGTCCCAAGCTCTTCTATGCTGACCATCCCTTCATCTTCCTGGTGAAGGACAACAAGACCAACTCCATCCTCTTCATTGGCCGATTAGTGAGGCCCAAGGGGGATAAAATGCGTGATGAGTTGTGA